The following are from one region of the Actinopolyspora halophila DSM 43834 genome:
- a CDS encoding FAD-dependent oxidoreductase, which produces MSVRNVLVVGAGIAGSTLAYWLARYGIDTTVVERAADQRSSGSPVDVRGPALPVVEQMNLLAPLREAATLARAHHREQQRWPDRLDPLPIQC; this is translated from the coding sequence GTGAGCGTTCGGAACGTCCTTGTGGTCGGCGCGGGAATCGCGGGGTCGACGCTGGCCTACTGGTTGGCGCGGTACGGGATCGACACCACCGTTGTCGAGCGAGCAGCAGATCAGCGTTCGAGCGGCAGCCCGGTGGACGTTCGAGGTCCCGCCCTGCCGGTGGTCGAGCAGATGAACTTGCTGGCGCCGTTGCGCGAGGCCGCCACGCTCGCGCGCGCTCACCATCGTGAGCAGCAGCGGTGGCCGGATCGGCTGGATCCCCTCCCAATCCAGTGCTGA
- a CDS encoding SgcJ/EcaC family oxidoreductase: MTTQVRPHVTDPAAQAAAEAAVERFTAELQKGLDTSDAEAYDRSLAADVMWGSPYGETLGTADELLDIHHRHMAVAVAPPSRFEIVAVRALAPGVAIAHIRRRALDDAGFSEMALYTLIERDGRWWLAAAQNTPIAEVPA; the protein is encoded by the coding sequence ATGACTACGCAGGTGCGGCCGCACGTGACTGATCCGGCAGCTCAGGCGGCTGCCGAAGCGGCGGTGGAGCGGTTCACTGCTGAGTTGCAGAAAGGCCTCGATACCAGCGACGCCGAAGCCTACGATCGATCTTTGGCCGCGGACGTCATGTGGGGTAGTCCCTACGGTGAGACGCTGGGCACCGCCGATGAGCTACTGGACATCCACCACCGGCACATGGCGGTTGCGGTCGCCCCGCCGTCACGGTTCGAGATCGTCGCAGTGCGCGCCCTGGCGCCGGGCGTGGCAATCGCGCATATCCGCCGACGAGCCCTCGACGACGCCGGGTTCTCCGAAATGGCGTTGTACACGTTGATCGAGCGGGACGGACGGTGGTGGCTGGCTGCGGCACAAAACACCCCGATCGCCGAGGTACCGGCATGA
- a CDS encoding SDR family oxidoreductase yields MSGIRGKVIALTGASSGIGEAAAIYLAERGACLVLGARRQDRLNAVVDRITAQGGSAVGVVVDVTRRDDLKQLTETALDHFGRLDVLVSNAGTMAVSSFDELCQDDWDSMVSTHITGLLNGIGAALPVFRQQRSGQFVNIASTAAYVVKSPQTVYAATKTAVKVLTEGLRQESGPDLRVTLVSPGFTDTEGVGKGAPEPEAAALARKRDEIAMPPSAIASTIGYAIEQPDGIDVSEIVARPTVQA; encoded by the coding sequence ATGTCAGGGATCAGGGGCAAGGTCATCGCGCTCACGGGCGCCAGCAGCGGCATCGGAGAGGCCGCGGCAATCTATCTCGCCGAACGAGGAGCCTGTCTGGTACTCGGAGCCCGCCGGCAAGACCGGTTGAACGCGGTGGTGGATCGGATCACCGCACAGGGAGGTTCAGCCGTCGGGGTCGTCGTCGACGTCACGCGCCGCGACGACCTCAAGCAGCTGACCGAGACGGCACTCGACCACTTCGGCCGACTCGACGTCCTGGTCTCCAACGCCGGAACCATGGCGGTCTCCTCGTTCGACGAGCTGTGCCAGGACGACTGGGACAGCATGGTCTCCACCCACATCACGGGTCTGTTGAACGGCATCGGGGCGGCGCTGCCCGTTTTCCGACAGCAGCGCTCCGGGCAGTTCGTCAACATCGCTTCCACGGCGGCCTATGTCGTGAAGTCCCCCCAAACCGTCTACGCGGCCACCAAGACAGCGGTGAAGGTGCTGACCGAAGGGCTGCGCCAGGAATCCGGTCCCGACTTGCGCGTCACTCTCGTCTCACCGGGTTTCACCGACACGGAGGGCGTGGGCAAGGGAGCGCCGGAGCCCGAGGCGGCGGCGCTGGCCCGGAAGCGCGACGAGATCGCCATGCCGCCCTCGGCCATCGCCTCCACCATCGGTTACGCGATCGAGCAGCCCGACGGCATCGACGTCAGCGAGATCGTCGCCCGCCCCACGGTGCAAGCCTGA
- a CDS encoding bacteriocin fulvocin C-related protein, producing MTNTFDRWVLAFDGSCRVCRNMSRAVAEACGDKLEVLPLTHPDVREWREQALGANPVWAPTLIRVRSGRVRAWVGVPLGFALVRHLGLRSTLAVLGALGRTRRTTHRRRLGALPLIAGLAVAASLTKLDPYSGGRNGDDPSAWAEANRERLPQSYGEVVEYSMVYRQAIFNASSAATKSRLWVEHLRQYGATHPDLSQDQERVLRHAMDVLGDESLYAQSSPPEQDRVLGGLRQEVAAAFGEETQSLIATLGPPELATKADWNDCQCSTSSDYCWMGCVGSDNCRRIGGCGTGWVYTCNGWCEGP from the coding sequence ATGACGAATACGTTTGACCGCTGGGTGCTGGCCTTCGACGGTTCATGCCGGGTCTGCCGAAACATGTCCCGCGCTGTGGCCGAAGCCTGCGGTGACAAGCTCGAAGTCCTCCCGTTGACACACCCGGACGTGCGGGAGTGGCGCGAACAGGCACTCGGCGCGAACCCGGTGTGGGCTCCCACGCTGATCCGTGTCCGGTCCGGTCGAGTCCGCGCCTGGGTCGGTGTCCCCCTGGGATTCGCCCTGGTTCGACACCTCGGCCTTCGCTCCACACTGGCCGTGCTCGGCGCGCTGGGCAGGACGCGCCGAACCACGCATCGGAGGCGTCTCGGCGCCCTGCCGCTGATCGCAGGTCTTGCGGTCGCGGCCAGCCTGACCAAGCTCGACCCGTACAGCGGTGGCAGGAACGGCGACGATCCGAGTGCCTGGGCGGAGGCCAACAGGGAACGACTCCCGCAGTCGTACGGCGAGGTCGTCGAGTACTCGATGGTCTACCGGCAGGCGATCTTCAACGCCTCCTCGGCGGCGACCAAGAGCCGCCTGTGGGTCGAGCACCTCCGCCAGTACGGAGCCACGCACCCCGATCTGTCACAAGACCAGGAACGAGTCCTGCGGCACGCCATGGACGTCCTCGGAGACGAATCGCTGTACGCGCAGTCGTCTCCGCCCGAGCAGGACCGGGTGTTGGGGGGTCTCCGGCAGGAGGTGGCCGCCGCCTTCGGCGAGGAAACCCAGTCCCTCATCGCGACCCTCGGTCCACCGGAGCTCGCCACCAAGGCGGACTGGAACGACTGCCAGTGCAGCACCAGCAGCGACTACTGCTGGATGGGGTGCGTCGGTAGCGACAACTGCCGCAGGATCGGTGGATGCGGAACCGGATGGGTCTACACCTGCAACGGGTGGTGTGAAGGTCCCTGA
- a CDS encoding helix-turn-helix domain-containing protein yields the protein MSRDDTSSGLAEFLRSARARLTPQQAGLHEPGAGHRRVPGLRREELARLAGVSVDYYTRLEQGRSRSASAEVLDALASALELDHAERAHLHTLAHRPRTQRKRRPKPQQVHRATFDLLDTLDRACRPAFVLGHRLDVLTHNRLAGRLITDFQTLTPGDDSDQTLFVYSTPPGSPSEAALQLLANWEQSTPDGEISHH from the coding sequence ATGAGCCGCGACGACACCAGCTCCGGGCTGGCGGAGTTCCTGCGCTCGGCCCGCGCCCGGCTGACCCCACAGCAGGCCGGACTCCACGAACCGGGCGCAGGACACCGCCGGGTACCCGGGCTACGACGCGAAGAGCTCGCCCGGCTGGCCGGGGTCAGCGTGGACTACTACACGCGTCTGGAACAGGGCCGCAGCCGCAGTGCCTCGGCCGAGGTCCTCGACGCGCTGGCCAGCGCACTGGAGCTCGACCACGCCGAACGCGCCCACCTGCACACCCTCGCCCACCGCCCCCGCACCCAGCGCAAGCGCCGGCCCAAGCCACAGCAGGTCCACCGGGCCACATTCGATCTGCTTGACACGCTCGACCGGGCCTGCCGCCCGGCCTTCGTCCTCGGCCACCGACTCGACGTGCTGACCCACAACCGACTCGCCGGGCGGTTGATCACCGACTTCCAGACGCTGACCCCCGGCGACGACTCGGACCAGACGCTGTTCGTCTACAGCACCCCACCGGGAAGCCCGTCCGAGGCAGCCTTGCAGCTGCTCGCCAACTGGGAACAGTCCACTCCGGACGGCGAGATCTCACACCACTGA
- a CDS encoding MarR family winged helix-turn-helix transcriptional regulator — MNADRGASTGQRELATVLRDLAWTIQRLVPEVTGLDPLTNTELAAIKHIQESPGITVTELARQLGMQQSNASAAVRDLVERDLVAREHNPTDRRVTRLVPTERSLAAKDSIDTVWSGTIRTALSRLDHDQVATLHTASGALRALDQALHAERPASRSDR; from the coding sequence ATGAACGCGGACCGTGGTGCTTCGACCGGACAGCGCGAGTTGGCGACCGTGCTGCGCGATCTGGCGTGGACGATCCAGCGGTTGGTCCCCGAGGTGACGGGACTGGATCCGTTGACCAACACCGAACTCGCCGCGATCAAGCACATTCAGGAATCGCCGGGTATAACGGTCACCGAACTGGCCAGGCAGCTGGGAATGCAGCAGAGCAACGCCAGCGCGGCCGTGCGCGACCTGGTCGAGCGCGACCTCGTCGCCCGCGAGCACAACCCGACCGACCGGCGGGTGACCAGGCTGGTTCCGACCGAGCGGTCACTGGCCGCGAAAGACTCCATCGACACTGTGTGGTCCGGCACGATCCGGACCGCACTGAGTCGACTCGATCACGATCAGGTCGCGACCCTCCATACCGCATCCGGCGCGCTTCGGGCTCTCGACCAGGCCCTGCACGCCGAACGCCCCGCGTCACGCTCGGACCGATGA
- a CDS encoding multidrug effflux MFS transporter, with protein MSDSPDTSTRPGSRAISGILVVVLALLTAVAPLTTDMYLPAFPVMSDEPNTTATGIQLTLTTFLLGLGLGQLFLGALSDATGRRRPILIGSLVCMLASVACALAPNVEILAAARFVQGLSGAAGVVLARAIISDTARGAVAAKLQGLLIIISVVAPVAAPLTGGAIIANVGWRSVFWVLAALTLIMFLGALTYVRETLPESARARGGLKAVVGGARTVLTNRDYVGYLLTFCFAFTALFAYISASPFVIQNVMGMSTSSYTLVFSLNALVILIISSIASVLAGRVPYRHMITTGLTVSLLASAGLLAAVLSGVPTTITLVLFACFQGPLGLVFSNATALALEEAGAHAGTGSAFLGFLQFILAAAVSPLVGIQGEDTAVPMSLAMVVSIVLAALAFGVLPRKSSTPQDATDLDQDPATTAPTPE; from the coding sequence ATGTCCGATTCCCCCGACACCTCCACCCGGCCCGGCTCCCGCGCGATCAGCGGAATTCTGGTCGTGGTCCTTGCTCTGCTCACCGCCGTCGCTCCGCTGACGACGGACATGTACCTGCCCGCCTTTCCGGTGATGTCCGACGAGCCGAACACCACTGCCACCGGCATCCAGCTGACGTTGACCACCTTCCTGCTGGGGCTCGGCCTCGGACAGCTGTTCCTCGGAGCGCTCTCCGACGCCACCGGACGGCGGCGACCGATTCTCATCGGTTCCCTGGTGTGCATGCTCGCCAGCGTCGCCTGCGCGCTGGCTCCGAACGTCGAGATTCTCGCCGCGGCCCGCTTCGTACAGGGCCTGAGCGGAGCAGCCGGAGTCGTACTGGCCAGAGCCATCATCTCCGATACCGCCCGTGGCGCTGTCGCCGCGAAACTCCAGGGCTTACTGATCATCATCAGCGTTGTCGCCCCGGTGGCCGCCCCCCTGACGGGCGGGGCGATCATCGCCAACGTCGGATGGCGCTCGGTGTTCTGGGTCCTGGCAGCACTGACTCTGATCATGTTCCTCGGAGCGCTGACCTACGTCCGGGAAACGTTGCCGGAATCCGCACGTGCCCGAGGAGGTCTCAAGGCAGTCGTCGGAGGCGCCCGTACGGTGCTGACCAATCGCGATTACGTCGGCTACCTGCTCACCTTCTGCTTCGCGTTCACCGCACTGTTCGCCTACATCTCCGCCTCGCCATTCGTGATCCAGAACGTGATGGGGATGTCGACCAGTTCCTACACGCTCGTTTTCAGTCTCAACGCACTGGTCATCCTGATCATCAGCAGCATCGCCTCGGTACTGGCGGGTCGTGTTCCGTATCGCCACATGATCACCACGGGGCTCACGGTGTCCCTGTTGGCGAGCGCCGGGCTGTTGGCGGCTGTGCTGAGCGGAGTCCCCACGACGATCACGCTCGTCCTCTTCGCGTGCTTCCAGGGGCCGCTGGGGCTCGTGTTCTCCAACGCCACCGCGCTGGCTCTGGAAGAGGCCGGTGCGCACGCAGGTACCGGCTCGGCGTTTCTGGGCTTTTTGCAGTTCATCCTGGCAGCAGCGGTCTCACCACTGGTCGGGATCCAAGGAGAGGACACGGCTGTTCCGATGAGTCTGGCCATGGTCGTCTCGATCGTTCTCGCCGCGCTCGCATTCGGAGTCCTTCCCCGGAAAAGCTCGACCCCGCAGGACGCCACCGACCTCGACCAGGATCCTGCCACCACTGCGCCCACCCCGGAGTGA
- a CDS encoding erythromycin esterase family protein has protein sequence MSPTTELRNWIAVQARPLRLDPAYSAITLPESLSQAKIVGLASSVRSSRQLVLATHVLLRRLVEQAGFRAVAIEGTSETAVALDRFVRTGEGDPATLLAASQSFLRTREALGVIRWLRTWNEAHPNDPVSIVHDRVPGTPPSGLAEIEEHLADSDLAWHADTGQRIVHWGGTAHVIAGNPRTVPPEETHRNAGGIMRVELGEGYGVAALTVGSGSAPIAVPAPPQEFTEHAFAEAPHDIALLELASSNGVPQPVADWLRRPLRTRMIGPRYDATRDQDFRVDAGPLQECIDVLIHAPRITATSLLTHA, from the coding sequence ATGAGCCCCACGACCGAGCTCCGGAATTGGATCGCGGTACAGGCTCGACCGTTGCGACTTGATCCGGCGTATTCAGCGATCACTCTGCCGGAATCGCTGTCGCAGGCCAAGATCGTTGGCTTGGCGTCGTCGGTGCGCTCGTCCAGGCAGCTGGTGCTAGCCACGCATGTCCTGCTCCGGAGGCTTGTCGAGCAGGCGGGTTTCCGGGCGGTGGCCATCGAAGGCACCAGCGAGACCGCCGTCGCGCTCGACCGGTTCGTCCGTACCGGCGAGGGCGACCCCGCCACACTCCTTGCCGCCAGCCAAAGCTTCCTGCGGACCCGTGAAGCACTGGGCGTCATACGCTGGCTACGCACCTGGAACGAAGCACATCCGAACGACCCCGTCTCGATCGTGCACGACCGTGTTCCCGGAACGCCTCCCAGCGGCCTCGCCGAGATCGAGGAGCACTTGGCCGACAGCGACCTCGCATGGCACGCCGACACCGGACAACGGATCGTGCACTGGGGCGGTACCGCCCACGTCATCGCCGGTAACCCCCGCACAGTCCCACCCGAGGAAACCCACCGCAACGCGGGCGGAATCATGCGCGTCGAACTCGGAGAAGGATACGGTGTCGCCGCGCTCACCGTGGGCTCAGGCTCCGCACCGATTGCCGTCCCGGCCCCGCCACAAGAGTTCACCGAGCACGCGTTCGCCGAGGCACCGCACGACATCGCACTACTGGAGTTGGCGAGCTCGAACGGTGTTCCGCAGCCGGTGGCCGACTGGCTGCGCCGCCCACTGCGCACCCGCATGATCGGGCCGCGTTACGACGCGACACGTGACCAGGACTTCCGCGTCGATGCTGGCCCCCTTCAAGAGTGCATCGACGTCCTGATCCACGCACCGCGAATCACCGCCACGAGCCTCCTAACACACGCGTAG
- a CDS encoding FAD-dependent monooxygenase — MSSSGGRIGWIPSQSSADAVEIPRSSLAGILTRAASAHAEVVYDDSVLTLHDDGQGVEVTFERSAPRRFDLVVGADGLHSRVRRLTFGPEAQFLTHLGLHIATTPLQQTAANRTVLLHNAPGRAVAIHPTVGREVAAFVFRAPPRSNIRDQGMEQNKQLVIAAYSGMGWRVPELLDRVRRSEDLYCDSVSRARLDSWTRGRVVLVGDAASCVSLLGEGSSTAIAGAATLAHELGTHAGEPAAALRRYERAHRKRVGRGQRGVALASRLLVPATRAGTAARDTPFRLWPVLASVRRTEHPPG; from the coding sequence GTGAGCAGCAGCGGTGGCCGGATCGGCTGGATCCCCTCCCAATCCAGTGCTGACGCGGTGGAGATCCCGCGCAGCTCGCTCGCCGGGATCCTGACCCGGGCGGCGAGTGCGCATGCCGAGGTCGTCTACGACGACAGCGTGCTGACCCTGCACGACGACGGGCAGGGCGTGGAGGTGACCTTCGAACGGTCCGCGCCGCGCCGGTTCGATCTCGTGGTCGGCGCCGACGGGCTGCACTCGCGGGTGCGCCGACTCACCTTCGGCCCCGAGGCGCAGTTTCTCACCCACCTCGGCCTCCACATCGCCACCACGCCCCTGCAGCAGACCGCCGCCAACCGGACGGTGCTGCTGCACAACGCACCGGGCCGGGCGGTCGCGATCCATCCCACCGTCGGCCGCGAGGTCGCGGCCTTCGTCTTCCGCGCTCCTCCGCGGTCGAACATCCGCGACCAGGGCATGGAGCAGAACAAGCAGCTGGTGATCGCCGCCTACAGCGGCATGGGGTGGCGGGTGCCCGAACTGCTCGACCGAGTTCGGCGCAGCGAGGACCTCTACTGCGACTCCGTCAGCCGAGCACGTCTCGACTCCTGGACACGGGGACGGGTCGTCCTCGTCGGCGACGCGGCGAGCTGTGTTTCGCTGCTCGGCGAAGGATCCAGCACGGCCATCGCGGGCGCAGCCACCCTCGCGCACGAGCTCGGCACCCACGCGGGCGAACCCGCCGCGGCATTGCGCCGCTACGAACGCGCGCACCGGAAACGAGTGGGGCGGGGCCAGCGCGGCGTCGCACTCGCATCCCGGCTGCTCGTCCCGGCGACCCGTGCCGGAACCGCCGCGCGCGACACCCCTTTCCGGCTTTGGCCGGTACTGGCCTCGGTGCGCAGGACCGAGCACCCGCCTGGCTAG
- a CDS encoding LysR family transcriptional regulator, with protein sequence MPWTRASHGDDPEQGLPRGALPRLLRDAFLRRTGAGGSAVSRQVGVTEDAVGSPLFERKARGVRPTPAGEALLRHARQVVAHLEAAELEIAGLRDRVAGHLTVGAYPTAAAALVPQAIARLHTAHPALEVDLREAGSPTQMRWLQAGRIEVALVAVGNGLPEYDFTGLRTETIRTGRGLGLAVSADHPLATHDEVHADDLAEQVWIVGAGKEGEPQFGAWPTLTRPTIGYKARSWQTRLGLVAAGLGVSVLPGMAADTVPRGVKWLRVQDTAFVQQRETVLVTAAERSAAASAFVQAVRDELATFAEATVPPS encoded by the coding sequence GTGCCGTGGACTCGGGCGAGTCACGGCGACGATCCCGAGCAGGGCTTGCCCCGCGGGGCCCTCCCACGTCTCCTCCGCGATGCGTTCCTCCGCCGGACCGGGGCAGGCGGGTCCGCCGTGTCACGGCAGGTCGGCGTTACGGAAGACGCGGTGGGAAGCCCCTTGTTCGAGCGGAAGGCGCGCGGTGTTCGGCCCACCCCGGCCGGTGAGGCTCTGCTACGGCACGCCAGGCAAGTCGTCGCACATCTGGAAGCCGCCGAACTGGAGATCGCCGGTCTGCGCGACCGGGTCGCCGGACACCTGACCGTGGGGGCCTACCCGACGGCCGCAGCGGCACTGGTGCCACAGGCCATCGCGCGTCTGCACACCGCTCACCCGGCTTTGGAAGTGGACCTCCGGGAAGCCGGCAGCCCCACGCAGATGCGCTGGCTTCAGGCAGGACGGATCGAGGTCGCACTGGTAGCCGTCGGCAACGGGCTGCCCGAGTACGACTTCACCGGGTTGCGCACCGAAACGATCCGCACCGGCAGAGGACTCGGCCTGGCGGTAAGCGCAGATCATCCTCTTGCCACGCACGACGAAGTGCACGCCGACGATCTCGCCGAACAGGTGTGGATCGTCGGCGCGGGCAAGGAAGGAGAACCCCAGTTCGGCGCATGGCCGACCCTCACCCGCCCCACCATCGGCTACAAGGCCCGAAGCTGGCAAACACGTCTGGGCCTCGTGGCCGCCGGTCTCGGTGTCTCGGTCCTGCCCGGCATGGCCGCCGACACCGTGCCCCGAGGGGTGAAATGGTTGCGTGTCCAAGACACCGCGTTCGTGCAGCAGCGCGAGACCGTGCTGGTGACCGCCGCGGAGCGGTCAGCCGCCGCCAGCGCCTTTGTGCAGGCAGTCCGGGACGAGTTGGCCACCTTCGCCGAAGCGACCGTGCCACCGTCGTGA
- a CDS encoding DUF6355 family natural product biosynthesis protein yields the protein MLRNRGTNLTAVLVFVASGLLTTATAASAAPSAPEEPNATTPNSPCGYYQTEKDAYYNHCSNKTSVVINVDTIWASDYTKCVGPGVTYLGSTDDIRFASYVGRTC from the coding sequence ATGCTCCGCAACCGGGGAACCAACCTCACGGCCGTACTCGTCTTCGTGGCCAGCGGTCTGCTGACCACCGCAACGGCCGCTTCCGCCGCTCCAAGCGCTCCGGAAGAACCGAACGCGACCACACCGAATTCCCCTTGCGGTTATTATCAGACCGAAAAGGACGCTTACTACAACCACTGTTCCAACAAAACGTCGGTGGTTATCAACGTGGACACCATCTGGGCGTCCGACTACACGAAGTGCGTTGGCCCGGGTGTTACCTATCTGGGCAGCACCGACGACATTCGTTTCGCGTCGTACGTCGGCAGGACGTGCTGA
- a CDS encoding TetR/AcrR family transcriptional regulator, whose translation MDQHPQRPLRADARRNREKILVAAVRVFAAEGVEAHLERIAKEAGVGSATLYRNFPTREALVEAVYRNEVAQLCDAAPNLLATKPPFEALRSWTRLFLDYVTTKYGMIDALRAIAARGNNPYGHSREMIQDALSTLMEACATAGTIRTDITPTDMVAALEGIALTSASPEQRQQAERLLDLTLDGLQPRP comes from the coding sequence ATGGACCAGCACCCCCAGCGCCCGCTGCGGGCTGACGCGCGGCGTAACCGGGAAAAGATCCTCGTGGCTGCGGTACGTGTATTCGCAGCGGAGGGGGTCGAGGCCCACTTGGAGCGCATCGCCAAAGAGGCCGGGGTAGGCAGCGCCACGCTGTACCGCAACTTCCCCACCCGCGAAGCACTGGTCGAGGCCGTCTACCGCAACGAGGTGGCCCAGCTGTGCGACGCGGCCCCGAACCTGCTGGCAACGAAGCCACCCTTCGAGGCCCTGCGTTCCTGGACCCGCCTTTTCCTGGACTATGTGACCACCAAGTACGGCATGATCGACGCCCTGCGCGCCATCGCCGCGCGGGGGAACAACCCGTACGGTCACAGCCGGGAAATGATCCAGGACGCCCTGAGCACCCTCATGGAGGCGTGCGCGACCGCCGGGACGATCCGCACCGACATCACCCCCACCGACATGGTCGCCGCTCTCGAAGGCATCGCCCTCACCTCGGCGAGCCCCGAACAACGGCAACAAGCGGAACGCCTGCTCGACCTCACCCTGGACGGCCTGCAACCACGTCCATGA